One Methylocystis iwaonis genomic window, TTACGGCGCCGACCAGGCCGCCGGCGATCTTGCCCGTGTAGCTTTCTTTCTTTTCCGCCGAACCGGCTCCGGCGTTCCGCGTCGTCTCATTCGCCATGACATTCCCCCGATTGTTGGAATGGCGCGATTTCCGGGTGCCCAGAAAGCGCGCGATCGCACCGCATCGCCAGATTGCTAGCGGCGTCATGTGAGAGAGCCATGAGAGTTTTGTGGAGCTGCGATGATCGTTCGATGAATTGAACGTCACCTGCCGGTCGCCGAAGTTTCGCAGGGGCGCGTAAGCCGCGCGCGGTTCAGGCTGCTTCCGACAAGCTTGGCAAAACGGCCGGCGCTGGGCGCCGGCCGAAAATATTTTTAGCCGATTACTGCTGCGGCGCGGGTGCCTCGGCCGGCGCGTCGGCGGGAGCCGATTTGGGCTTGGCCTTCGGCTTGGGCTTGGGCTTGGGCTTCGGCTTGGGTTTCGGCTTCGCCTCGGCTTTAGGAGCGGCTTCCGGCGCGGGCGCCTCGGCGGCGGCCGGCTCGCTTTGAAGCGGCGCGGCGGCAGGCGCGGGAAGGGGCGCGGGGGTAAAGGTCTCGGCAGCGGCGGGAGCAGGCTGCGGCTCCTGCGGCGCGGGCGCCTCGACGGCCGCCGGCGTCTCGGCGGGGGCGGACTCGGCCGCGGGGGCGGTCGAAACGTCCGACTCCTTCGGCGCTTCCTCCGCCGCGGCGGGCTCCGCAGGGGCCGTTCCAGCAGGCGCCTCTTCGGTCTTCGGCGCCGTCAATTTCTCGATCGCCGCCCTCAGAGAGGCGACGCCCTCGCTCGGCGCCGCATAGACGCCGAGGCCGAAGCCGATCGCGCCTGCGACGAGAGCCGTCACAATGGTCGATAAAACACGCGCCATTCGATGCGTTCCTCCCAAAAAATCGCTGTGCTCATGCTGCCGTGTCAAGCAGCCTCACAGATACGTGTATTGGAGGATCGTAGCAATTCTGAGACTTTGTTTGTGGACGCCAAGCGGTTTCAGGCCCTTGCCGCCGCCAGCCGACGAGTGGCCTTTCACCCTGGATTTTCATGGCTTTCGTCGAACGCGGGCGCCGTGCCCGGCGGGCGGCGCCGTTGGCGTCTCAAACGCCCTGCGCGCTTTTTCCGATCGGCCAAAAGCGCCTCCGGGCGCGAATCGGCCCCTTTTTGACGCCGTGGCGGCCATGCGCGACACTCGCTCGTTCATCGCCGCTAGAGCGCATTCCGCAAAAGTTGGTAGACTCTTGCGAAAGGAATGCGCTCCAGCTTTTGAATCTGGGCGTTAGGGAGGAATGACGAGATGAGGAAAGGATACGCCGGCCTGTCAATGGCCGTTGGTGCGACGATCTTTATCGGACTGGGCGCCGCGCAGGCGCAGAACGCCGCACAGCTCGCCGCCATGGAGAGCAAATTCGCCGCCGCCGATAAGGACGGCGACGGCAAGCTCACCGCGGAAGAGGCCAAGGCCGGCATGCCGCGCGTTTCGGCAAATTTCGAGAAGATCGACAAGGGTCGCAAAGGCTTCGTGACCGTCGAGGACATCAAGGACGCGATGGCGGTCATGATGGGCAAGTAGACGCATGGGCAAGTAGGCGCATGGGCAAGTAGACGCGCGGCGATCGGCGCACCGTCACTTTATTTACGGAAATACGCCGGCCCCGTTGCGCGCTGCTTCGGGGCCTGTTTGTTGAACTTCCCAGGGCAAGGCCGATGGCGCCCTCGCGCGCGTCGCAAGAGCGGGAGTATCGAATGGCCACAGCATTCGATCGAGCATGATTGCTGCGCCACTTCCAGGCGTTTGCTATGGCTCGACGCTACGCGATTACCCGCTTTGCAGGCAATCGGCTAGCAGCGGCGCTGCTGGCGGATCTGCGCATCGCGCCAAGCGATATTCGTATGAGCGCACACGATCGATTGCAGATAAAGCGCCTGCTCGCCGCTGTGTCGAAGCAACTCAGCCGACGCTTGATGCCAAATCTGTCCAACTTTTGATGCGCCGCCTTCAGACAGGCGCGTTAGGCGATGCGCTCGACCCTCGCGCCTTTTTTTGTCTCGGTGATCTCGAAGCGCATTTTATTGCGAGAGCCGTACATTTTGGCCGCGTTGCGCACGCGCTCGAATGGAACGCCGAGATAAATGAACGCATCGCCGCGGCGATACTCGTTGAAGCCGTAAAGATAAGACGACCGCTTGTTTGTCACTCTAGCCACTCGTTTCTCCTGTTCCTGTGTAAGCCCGAACCGGAAGACGCTCCGGGCGTCTCGCCCCGTTCCGGCGCTTCCAAGCCAAATATCGGCCATGCAGCCAAAGATAAGTATCCGATTGGTTATTAAAAGATGCTCAAGAGCGGGCAGTCGATTCTCCGCCGGTCCGATTGTCACCGCGTTCGGTTCTGACCAGTTTTTTGACTTTTGCTTCTTGGTTCTTTTTGCCTTTTGGGCGTCGCGTCATTGCGCGACTTGCCCTCAGACGAACCACTCAATCTCTCGACGCGAATATTGTCGCCGCCAGGACGGCGCATGTTCGCGGCGAATTGCGCCGCCGCGCGCGACGAGATTTCGACTTTCGTTTCATGGTCGAAAATACGAATGACGCCAATATCCTGCCTTGCAACGTCGCCTTTCCGGCAGAGCATCGGCAACAGCCATTTCGGATCGGCGTTCTTCTTGCGGCCGATATCGAGGCGGAACCACACGCCGGGTTCGGACAGGCTGACCGAAGGCGGGCGTTTGCGCGCCTCTTCACACATTTGAGTGGCGGAGAGACGCGGCTTGCTGCGCGTATCGCGGCGGGCAGGTTCCTCCCCGGGATCCACGACCTCCTCGATCGACGGAAGACGGGAGCGGTAGAGTCGGACCAGCGCCGCGCCGATCTGCTCCGGCGTACGTTCGGCGAGAAGCAATTCCGCCATGTGAAAGTCGTCTTCCGTTGGAGTTTCCGTCAGAAGCGGATCCTTCAGCATCCGGTCCTGGTCCAAATCCAGGATTTGCTGGGCGGTTGGCGGCCCGCTCCAATGCGCTCCCACGCCCGCGTCGGCCAGTAGCCGCTCGGCGCGTCGGCGCCGCGAGGCGGGGATGAGAAGCGCGCTGACGCCCTTGCGGCCGGCGCGGCCGGTGCGCCCGCTGCGATGTTGCAGGGCTTCGACGTCGTGCGGAAGGTCTGCGTGGATCACCAAATCCAGATTCGGCAGGTCGATGCCGCGCGCCGCCACATCCGTGGCGACACAGACGCGCGCCCGCCCGTCGCGTAGCGCCTGCATCGAGTGGTTTCGCTCGTGCTGGCTGAGTTCGCCCGACAAAAGCGCCGCTGAAAACCCGCGCTCGAGCAAGGTTGCGTGTAAATGCCTGACCGACTCGCGCGTGTTGCAAAAGACGATCGCGGTCGGCGCCTCAAAGTAGCGCAAGAGATTGACGGTCACCAGCTCCGTCTCGTGCGGCGCCACGCGGATCGCCCTGTATTCGATGTCGGAGTGGCCGCGCGAACCGCCGGCGACGTCGATCCGCTGCGCGTCGCGCTGATAGCGCCGGGCGAGCGCGGCGATGCCTTTCGGCATGGTGGCCGAGAACATCAAGGTGCGTCGCTCGACAGGCGACGCTTCCAGGATGAACTCGAGGTCCTCGCGAAATCCGAGGTCGAGCATTTCATCGGCTTCGTCGAGTACGACCGCCTTGAGCATCGACGCATTCAATCCGCCGCGCTCGATGTGATCGCGCAGACGTCCCGGCGTCCCGACGACGATATGGGCGCCCTCCGACAGCTTGCGTCTTTCGAGGCGCGCATCCATGCCGCCGACGCAAGCGACGATGCGCGCTCCCGCATATTTGTAGAGCCAGCTCAACTCGCGCTCGACCTGAAGCGCGAGCTCGCGCGTCGGCGCGACAATGAGCGCGATGGGCGCGCGCGCGTCGGCGATCTGCCCGGTGTCGCCGAGAATCGTGGGGGCGATGGCCAATCCATAGGCGACCGTCTTGCCCGAGCCGGTCTGCGCCGACACGAGCATGTCGCCGCTGCGCGCCTGCGCCAGGACCGCGGCCTGAACGGGCGTGGCCGCTGTGTAGTTGCGCTCTTCGAGCGCACGGGCGAGCGCGGGGCTCGCGTCGAAGAAAGTCATTGCGTGAGGGGCCTGGAAAGTTGAGTGTCTCGCCGACAGGGCGCTTCTGTCGTGCGCGGATAGGGGCGAATCACCGTCAGTCTGCGGTGACAAGAGCGTCAGGGGCGCGGAAAACCAGGAAATTGCGGCGCAGCCGCATGCTGGTCAAGGCCATTTTAGGCTTTGCCCTTTTGGAGCACGCTTTGATCATTCGCGCAACCGCGGTCTTTGCACGCTCTCGCCAACGGCGGTCCCCGGCCTGGGTGGCGTGCGACCGGCCCAAAATGAGCGGGCGCCGGGAAAACGCCGCCAATTATCCCGGTTAGGCGCTGTTAGACTGGCGCTCGCCGGCGCAGTACCATACAGGAGAGGGGACAGGGTCGTTCGGCGGTCGAACGTGAAGTCCCTACCCTGAGATCTTCCCGATATCCGAGTTCTCGCAGCTTTCGCTTCGATGCCGGAGCATCGGGGCGCGTCATGTGGCGTCTCAGTAGGGGGGCCGTCCCTCACTTTCAGATCGGAGAACTCGTGCAGGTTCTGGTTCGCGACAACAATGTCGATCAAGCGCTTCGTGTGCTCAAGAAGAAGTTGCAGCGCGAAGGCGTGTTTCGGGAAATGAAGCTGCGCCGCGCTTACGAAAAGCCTTCGGAGAAGCGCGCGAGAGAGAAGGCGGAAGCCGTTCGCCGCTCCCGCAAGCTTGCCCGCAAGCAGGCGCAGCGCGAGGGGCTCCTGCCGGCGCCCAAGAGCAAGGCCCGCCCCACGAAGCCGCGTCCGGCGGCGCCTGCGCCCGCAGCCCAGGCCAATTGACGCTCACGCCGGCCACGGTCGTGGCCGGCTGCTAGCGCGCTTTCCGCTCGCATGGAAACATGCGAGCGATGAGAAAGCGCGCTAATTGCACCAAAGGAGAGCTCAGCCATGGCTCGTAAACCGGCTTCGAAGAGCGAATTCGTCCTTTTCGATGTGATCTATGAAGACGGCAGCCAGCGCTCCAATCGCCGCGTTCCGAAGGAAATTCTCGGCGGGCTCGACGGCGACGCGCCCGCGCGCGCAGCCCTCGAAGCGCAGGACCGGGAGATCGCCGAGCGCTCGGGACAGCCGATGGCGGCGATCAAGACGGTGCGGCGCTCGTCCTGACCCGTTTCTAGTTCAATTCGCTTTGGTAAGCGGCTTCCCAGCTTGGATCTGATCCAGATGGTCCAGCGGAATAGCTCGGCCCCGGATTCGTCAATCGCGCGAACCGCTTCGGGCCATTCCCAGATATTGGGGCTTGCGCGTCTGTCAGGAAGCTCCTCCTGCGCCCATGCAACGAACGCCGGTTCATCGGCGAATGGCGGCATGGAGACGCTCCCCACGAGGCGCCCAACGCCACCGCCAATCGCTAATTTGTAAAACTGGATACGGGCCATTTCTCGCCTGCGCTTTCCCGACAAGCATGCGAGGGGAAATCGGTGGGCGCTGGCCGTAATCAACCCTGCCTAAATTCAAATTGCCGTCTGCGGCGCCGTCACTGAAGGCGACGCTGACGCAGGGCTCCGAATTCGGATTATCCCGACGTCATGGCCGCGCTTGTCGCGGCCATCCACGCCGCGCACGCGGAAAAGCCTAAAAAGATGAGCGGAACAACGCCGTTTCTTTTCCTCGCGTGTCGCAATGTCCTGGCGTGGATGCCCGCGACAAGCGCGGGCATGACGTGGCTGATGGACGCTGGCCAAAGGCAGGCGGACGCTCGCCCGGCGATTGAGCGACATTGTCACGGACGCAAAGGCGCCCTGGGCCCAAACAGATCACGAAGAGGGCCGCCATGAATTACAGACTTGCGATCATCGTCCTGGGCGTCGCGATGTTTATCGTCGCGATGATCCCTTATGCCTACAAGCCGAGGTGCGCGACGCCCGACTGCCCGCCGGAGCCTCCGTATTTTGGCGAGCGCGGCAGCCGCTAAGGCAGACAGCCGCAGAGGTTAGTTACCGCGTTTAATCGCGATACCGGCGCTCGCCAGAAGCAGAAGACCGGCGAAGACCCGCACCGAAAGCAGTGGCGCGTCGCTGCTCGTCGCCAAGCCCTGAATGACGCTCCCGGCGCCGAAGAGTCCGCAAAAGAGCAGGAAAGCCCAGCGTTCTTGCTCGTCCGGGCGCCAGGCGCGAGACAGGGCGCGGCGCATGCAAATTCCGCCGACGCAAACCATGATGAGTGCGACGATAAGAGCGCTCACACCGGTCCTCGCCATTCCTGGTGAACTAGACGCCTGCCTGGCAGAGCAGTGGTCTTTTCGAACTTGGATCGCGTAGCCGGCGAGGTGGGAGGCGAGGGCAATTGTCGCGCGATCGTCATTGCGAGGAGCGAAGCGACGCGGCAATCCAGGGCAGGGACGGGGCTCTGGATTGCTTCGCTGCGCTCGCAACGACGCGTTCGCGCGCACTTCCCCGCCGCCTTGAGGCGCTTCTTTCTTTGCCTATGATTTCGTTGGGGTCTTTTGGTGGAGCTGGGGGGATTCGAACCCCCGACCTCTGCAGTGCGATTGCAGCGCTCTCCCATCTGAGCTACAGCCCCGCTCCGAGGCGGGTGGATAAAGGTCGCGCCTTTCTCTGTCAATCGCCGATCGACGCCGAACGTCATTTTTCGCACATAAGCTTGCGGCGTCGCAAAAGGTTGCCGCGCGGGGGCGGGGAGGCTAGGAAGGCGCCGAGCCCATCATTTGCGGGACGAAGGCATGTCTTACGCGGTTGCGAATCTGCTTCTCACCATCATCGACCTCTATTGGTGGGTGTTGATCATCTCTGTCATCCTGTCCTGGCTCGCCGCCTTCGACGTGATTAATATGCGCTCCCAGGCCGCGCAGACGATCTGGCGCGCGATCGACGCCCTCACCGAGCCGGCGTTGCGGCCGATCCGCTCCATCGTGCCGGCGTTCGGCGGCCTCGACATTTCGCCGCTGATTCTGCTGCTCGCCCTGCAGTTCCTGCGCGACATTATTTCCCGCACCCTGGTCTATGGCTGAGCCGCCCTGGACGGTTGAGCCCGACGGCGTCACGCTCTGGCTGCGATTGACGCCCAAGGGCGGGCGCGACGCCATAGACGGGATCGAGACGCTCTCGGACGGCAAAAGCGTTCTCAAGGCGCGGGTGCGCTCAGCGCCCGAGGACGGACGCGCCAACGCCGCCCTGATCGAGCTGATCGCCAAGGCGCTGTCGGCGCCCAAAAAAGCGGTGACGATTCGCTCCGGCGAAACGAGCCGCGTGAAGAAGCTTTTTGTCGCGGGCGACCCCGCGCGCTACCTCGATGCGCTGGCAAAGCTGGCGCCAACAAACGGCTAGGGAAATGAGCAAGTCGAAAATCAACGTCGGCAATTTCTTCGAGGACTTCAAGATCGGCCAGGTGCTGCGCCACGCCGCGCCGCGCACTGTCACAGTCGGCGAGGTCGCGCTTTATACGGCGCTCTATCTGCCGCGTTTCGCCGTGCAGTCGTCCAAGGCTTTCGCCCAGGCGATCGGCTATCAAGAAGCGCCGATCGACGACATGCTGGTCTTCCATCTGGTGCTCGGCAAGACGGTGCCCGACGTTTCGCTCAACGCGCTCGCCAATCTCGGCTACGCCGATTTCAAATTCCTCGCGCCGGTCTATCCGGGCGACACGCTCGACGCGACCTCCAAGGTCATTGGCCTCAAGGAGAATTCCAACAAGGAGACCGGCGTCGTCTATGTGCGCACGACAGGCAAGAATCAGCGTGGCGAAACGGTGCTCTCCTACGCCCGCTGGGTGATGGTGAAGAAGCGCGACAAGGATGCGCCCGTTGGCCCGACCGTCGTGCCGGACCTCCCCAAGGCCGTAACGCCGTCCGAGCTCGGCAAGGCCGTCCCGTCGCTCAATGTCGCGGCTTATGACAAGGCGCTCGCCGGCTCGCCCTTCTTCTGGGGCGACTATGAGGTGGGCGAGAAGATCGACCATATCGACGGCATGACCGTCGAGGAGGCCGAGCATATGCTTGCGACGCGCCTCTACCAGAACAACTCCAAGGTGCACTTCAACCAATATTACGAATCGCAGGGCCGCTTCGGGAAACGCATCATCTATGGCGGCCATGTGATCTCCATGGCGCGCGCGCTGTCCTTCAACGGGCTGGAGAATGTCTTCCATGTCTCGGCGGTGAACGGCGGCAAGCATGTCAATCCGCTCTTCGCCGGCGGCACCATCTTCGCCTGGAGCGAGGTGCTGGATAAGGCGGAGATCCCCGGCCGCACCGACATTGGCGCGCTGCGCCTGCGCCTCGTCGCGTCCAAGGACAAGCCCTGCGCCGAGTTCCCGCTGAACGGCTCCGACGGCAAGCCGGACCCGGCGGTGCTGCTCGACCTCGATTATTGGGCCGTGCTGCCGCGGTAAGCGGTTACACGCCAGACCGTCATTGCGAGAAGCGAAGCGACGAAGCAATCCAGAACCTCGGTAGCTGCCCTGGATTGCTTCGCTGCGCTCGCAATGACGAGTTGCAAGATCGCTTCGTCTCCCGCTCCCCGCCAAGCTAGGAACAACGCCCGAGCCCGTCTGTTGTAGGGGCACGTGACACTAGTCTCACGTGCCTAGAGCCTCGAAGAGCGTGAAGTCATGAAACGGGCGCGCGACATCGCACGCTCGCGGCTCGCGCTTGCGACGACGGAGTAACAGACATGTTGAAAGCGATTATGTTCGCGGCTGCGCTGGCGACGGCGGGGGCCGGCGCCGTCTATGCACAGGCGACGGGCGGCACGACCGGCGGAACCTCCGGCACGACCATGGGGCCGGGCGCCGGATCGAGCACGCGCGGACCGAATGCGACCATGGGGACGACAGGCGCCCCGGCGCAATTGATGACGACGTTGCCGCAGCACGCCTCGGCGGTCTCCAATTGGTACGATCAGAACGTCTACGACCAGCAGGATAACAAGCTCGGCGAGATCAAGGACATGCTCCTCGATCGCGAGGGCAAGGTGCAGGCGGTGATCGTGTCGGTCGGCGGCTTCCTCGGCATGGGCGAGAAGGACGTCGCCGTTTCGTTCGACGCCGTGACGCCGACGCAGCGCGAGAATAAGTTCTGGCTCGCGATGAACGTCAACAAGGATCAGCTCCGCTCGGCCCCGGGCTTCCGCTACGATCGGTCGAAACAGACGTGGACGGTCGCGGAACGCTGACTGCGACAGACGCTGCGCTGTGACATTGGGCCTCGCTCTTTGGCGG contains:
- a CDS encoding DEAD/DEAH box helicase gives rise to the protein MTFFDASPALARALEERNYTAATPVQAAVLAQARSGDMLVSAQTGSGKTVAYGLAIAPTILGDTGQIADARAPIALIVAPTRELALQVERELSWLYKYAGARIVACVGGMDARLERRKLSEGAHIVVGTPGRLRDHIERGGLNASMLKAVVLDEADEMLDLGFREDLEFILEASPVERRTLMFSATMPKGIAALARRYQRDAQRIDVAGGSRGHSDIEYRAIRVAPHETELVTVNLLRYFEAPTAIVFCNTRESVRHLHATLLERGFSAALLSGELSQHERNHSMQALRDGRARVCVATDVAARGIDLPNLDLVIHADLPHDVEALQHRSGRTGRAGRKGVSALLIPASRRRRAERLLADAGVGAHWSGPPTAQQILDLDQDRMLKDPLLTETPTEDDFHMAELLLAERTPEQIGAALVRLYRSRLPSIEEVVDPGEEPARRDTRSKPRLSATQMCEEARKRPPSVSLSEPGVWFRLDIGRKKNADPKWLLPMLCRKGDVARQDIGVIRIFDHETKVEISSRAAAQFAANMRRPGGDNIRVERLSGSSEGKSRNDATPKRQKEPRSKSQKTGQNRTR
- the rpsU gene encoding 30S ribosomal protein S21, which translates into the protein MQVLVRDNNVDQALRVLKKKLQREGVFREMKLRRAYEKPSEKRAREKAEAVRRSRKLARKQAQREGLLPAPKSKARPTKPRPAAPAPAAQAN
- a CDS encoding YggT family protein, with protein sequence MSYAVANLLLTIIDLYWWVLIISVILSWLAAFDVINMRSQAAQTIWRAIDALTEPALRPIRSIVPAFGGLDISPLILLLALQFLRDIISRTLVYG
- a CDS encoding DUF167 family protein, which gives rise to MAEPPWTVEPDGVTLWLRLTPKGGRDAIDGIETLSDGKSVLKARVRSAPEDGRANAALIELIAKALSAPKKAVTIRSGETSRVKKLFVAGDPARYLDALAKLAPTNG
- a CDS encoding MaoC family dehydratase encodes the protein MSKSKINVGNFFEDFKIGQVLRHAAPRTVTVGEVALYTALYLPRFAVQSSKAFAQAIGYQEAPIDDMLVFHLVLGKTVPDVSLNALANLGYADFKFLAPVYPGDTLDATSKVIGLKENSNKETGVVYVRTTGKNQRGETVLSYARWVMVKKRDKDAPVGPTVVPDLPKAVTPSELGKAVPSLNVAAYDKALAGSPFFWGDYEVGEKIDHIDGMTVEEAEHMLATRLYQNNSKVHFNQYYESQGRFGKRIIYGGHVISMARALSFNGLENVFHVSAVNGGKHVNPLFAGGTIFAWSEVLDKAEIPGRTDIGALRLRLVASKDKPCAEFPLNGSDGKPDPAVLLDLDYWAVLPR
- a CDS encoding PRC-barrel domain-containing protein, with protein sequence MLKAIMFAAALATAGAGAVYAQATGGTTGGTSGTTMGPGAGSSTRGPNATMGTTGAPAQLMTTLPQHASAVSNWYDQNVYDQQDNKLGEIKDMLLDREGKVQAVIVSVGGFLGMGEKDVAVSFDAVTPTQRENKFWLAMNVNKDQLRSAPGFRYDRSKQTWTVAER